Proteins from one Ranitomeya variabilis isolate aRanVar5 chromosome 1, aRanVar5.hap1, whole genome shotgun sequence genomic window:
- the VPS18 gene encoding vacuolar protein sorting-associated protein 18 homolog isoform X1, with the protein MASILEEYENSLSRVNVPSHNRGPGIPLSGYVNARLEKETPIFNKQRIDFTPPENINSLVVCSSQLCMSLGKETILRIDLVKADQPNQVELGRKDDFKVHKMFLDPTGCHLVIALTSSECLYLNRNVQKVRPLSRWKGHIIESIGWNKFQKNDTTTGPILVGTAQGQIFEAEISTTEGGLFGTNPDQYFRFLHTLEEETGPAPVCCLEINCGYENRYCVIATTRKRLFQFAAKITEGAEQQGFTPLFNQTMDDLPSIQEFPGNLGYSEIAFYTQKLRTYPMSFAWMMGNGVLYGNLDFTRPDSVLTDVQVWEYPSLVEKPISIVITQFHFLLLLPDRVKAICTLNGQVVFEDIFTEKFGPLRRMVKDPVIGQIWIHTERAVFRYHVEREPRDVWKMYMNMGKFDLAKEFCKDRPECMDTVLAKEAEHCFQIKKYKESAKCYALTQNYFEEIALKFIEAKQEEALMEFLLKKLSNLKSSEKIQVTLLTTWLTELYLNRLGLLESDSSKRSLYLKTRDEFRTFLSSKINRECLSNNRASIYDLLASHGDTEHMVYFAVLMEDYERVVSHHCQNDDYDEALNVLSKHQDKNLFYKFSPVLMQHIPKKVVDAWVKMGKKLDPKNLIPALVNYNQSACTQINEAIRYMEFCVYELRETEQAIHNYLLSLYAQFLPDSLLLYLEKAGTNPNRIYYDLKYALRLCAEHEHHCACVHVYKVMELYEEAVDLALKVDVDLAKSCADLPANDEELKKKLWLKIARHVVQEEKDVKKAMVCLSSCNLLKIEDILPFFPDFVTIDHFKEAICSSLQAYNQHIEELKQEMEDATLSAKRIREDMQEMRNKYGSVDPQDKCSGCDFPLLNRPFYLFLCNHMFHYDCLMQTVVPNLPQYKQLKLEDLQKKLVTASQTSKSRSHAKDEDSISLGKGQKSREQIKADIDDLVAAECPFCGELMIRSIDKPFIEPQQYKEEMLSWL; encoded by the exons ATGGCCTCCATCCTAGAAGAATACGAGAACTCTCTGTCCCGTGTAAACGTCCCGAGTCACAATAGGGGCCCCGGCATCCCTCTGTCCG GTTATGTTAACGCTCGCTTAGAGAAAGAGACACCAATATTCAATAAGCAGAGGATTGATTTTACTCCTCCAGAAAACATTAACAGCCTGGTGGTGTGCAGCAGTCAGCTCTGCATGAGCCTGGGGAAGGAGACCATCCTCCG GATCGATTTGGTGAAGGCTGACCAGCCAAATCAAGTAGAACTGGGTCGGAAGGATGATTTCAAAGTTCACAAGATGTTCTTGGACCCTACAG GATGTCACCTCGTGATCGCTCTGACCTCCAGCGAATGCCTGTATCTCAATCGTAACGTCCAGAAAGTCCGTCCGCTTTCCCGATGGAAAGGCCACATAATTGAGAGCATCGGCTGGAACAAGTTTCAGAAGAACGATACAACCACTGGACCTATACTCGTTGGCACTGCCCAAGGTCAAATCTTTGAGGCAGAGATCTCAACCACTGAAGGTGGACTCTTTGGCACAAACCCTGATCAGTATTTTCGCTTTCTTCACACACTAGAAGAAGAGACTGGACCTGCTCCAGTTTGCTGTCTAGAAATCAATTGTGGGTATGAAAATCGTTACTGTGTAATTGCAACAACTCGAAAAAGGCTTTTCCAGTTCGCTGCCAAGATAACCGAAGGCGCCGAACAGCAAGGCTTCACTCCACTCTTCAACCAGACCATGGATGATCTTCCAAGCATCCAGGAATTCCCTGGCAACCTTGGTTATAGTGAAATTGCCTTTTACACCCAGAAACTTCGGACCTACCCAATGTCGTTTGCTTGGATGATGGGAAATGGAGTGCTTTACGGCAATTTGGATTTTACCAGGCCCGACTCCGTGTTGACTGATGTCCAAGTGTGGGAGTACCCGTCTCTTGTCGAGAAGCCAATATCCATCGTCATTACACAGTTCCATTTCTTGCTCTTGCTGCCTGACCGAGTAAAGGCCATCTGCACTTTAAATGGTCAGGTAGTGTTTGAAGACATATTCACGGAAAAATTTGGCCCACTGAGAAGGATGGTGAAGGATCCAGTTATCGGCCAGATCTGGATCCATACCGAGAGAGCGGTCTTCAGGTACCATGTTGAACGAGAACCTAGAGACGTTTGGAAGATGTACATGAACATGGGCAAATTTGACTTGGCCAAAGAGTTTTGTAAGGATCGCCCAGAATGCATGGACACGGTGTTGGCCAAGGAAGCAGAACATTGCTTCCAGATAAAGAAATATAAAGAAAGCGCCAAATGTTATGCCCTCACTCAAAACTACTTTGAAGAGATAGCGCTTAAATTCATTGAAGCCAAACAGGAGGAAGCACTTATGGAGTTTCTCTTAAAAAAGTTGTCCAACCTTAAGTCTTCGGAGAAAATCCAAGTCACGTTACTTACGACTTGGTTAACGGAGTTGTATCTGAATCGCCTTGGATTGTTGGAAAGTGATTCCTCAAAAAGAAGCTTGTATCTGAAGACACGGGATGAATTCAGGACTTTCCTAAGTAGTAAAATAAATAGGGAATGCCTTAGTAATAACCGGGCATCCATATACGATCTCTTGGCCAGTCATGGAGATACCGAGCATATGGTTTATTTTGCTGTTCTAATGGAAGACTATGAACGGGTAGTATCTCATCATTGCCAAAACGATGACTATGATGAAGCCCTCAACGTACTGTCTAAGCACCAAGACAAAAACCTCTTTTACAAATTCTCTCCCGTCCTGATGCAGCACATTCCCAAAAAAGTTGTGGATGCTTGGGTCAAAATGGGCAAAAAACTTGACCCAAAAAACCTAATTCCTGCCCTTGTTAATTACAATCAAAGTGCGTGCACACAGATAAATGAAGCCATCAGGTACATGGAGTTCTGTGTGTACGAGCTTCGGGAAACCGAGCAGGCCATTCACAACTACCTCCTGTCACTGTATGCCCAGTTTCTACCCGATTCTCTCCTTTTATACCTGGAAAAAGCTGGCACTAACCCCAACAGAATTTATTACGACCTGAAATATGCCCTGCGCCTATGTGCCGAGCACGAGCATCACTGCGCTTGTGTTCATGTCTACAAAGTTATGGAGCTCTATGAAGAGGCGGTGGATCTTGCTTTAAAG GTTGATGTGGATCTTGCCAAGTCCTGCGCAGATTTACCAGCCAACGACGAAGAGCTTAAGAAGAAGCTGTGGTTAAAGATCGCTCGTCATGTGGTTCAAGAAGAGAAGGATGTGAAGAAGGCCATGGTTTGCCTGTCCAGCTGTAACCTCCTGAAAATTGAGGACATTCTTCCATTCTTTCCAGACTTTGTGACCATTGACCACTTTAAGGAAGCCATTTGCAGCTCCCTGCAAGCTTACAACCAGCATATCGAGGAGCTGAAGCAAGAAATGGAAGATGCTACCCTGAGTGCAAAGCGCATACGGGAAGACATGCAAGAAATGAGAAACAAGTATGGGTCCGTAGATCCCCAAGACAAGTGTTCTGGCTGTGACTTTCCCCTTTTGAATCGCCCTTTTTATCTCTTTCTTTGTAACCACATGTTCCACTATGACTGCCTGATGCAGACTGTTGTCCCAAACCTCCCACAGTATAAGCAACTGAAGCTGGaagatctgcagaagaaactggtaactgcatcccagacttcCAAAAGTCGCTCCCATGCAAAGGACGAAGACAGTATAAGCCTAGGGAAAGGACAGAAAAGTCGTGAACAAATTAAAGCGGACATTGACGACCTTGTTGCAGCGGAGTGCCCCTTCTGTGGCGAACTGATGATTCGGTCTATTGACAAACCTTTCATTGAGCCACAGCAATATAAAGAAGAGATGCTCAGCTGGCTTTAA
- the VPS18 gene encoding vacuolar protein sorting-associated protein 18 homolog isoform X2 yields MSLGKETILRIDLVKADQPNQVELGRKDDFKVHKMFLDPTGCHLVIALTSSECLYLNRNVQKVRPLSRWKGHIIESIGWNKFQKNDTTTGPILVGTAQGQIFEAEISTTEGGLFGTNPDQYFRFLHTLEEETGPAPVCCLEINCGYENRYCVIATTRKRLFQFAAKITEGAEQQGFTPLFNQTMDDLPSIQEFPGNLGYSEIAFYTQKLRTYPMSFAWMMGNGVLYGNLDFTRPDSVLTDVQVWEYPSLVEKPISIVITQFHFLLLLPDRVKAICTLNGQVVFEDIFTEKFGPLRRMVKDPVIGQIWIHTERAVFRYHVEREPRDVWKMYMNMGKFDLAKEFCKDRPECMDTVLAKEAEHCFQIKKYKESAKCYALTQNYFEEIALKFIEAKQEEALMEFLLKKLSNLKSSEKIQVTLLTTWLTELYLNRLGLLESDSSKRSLYLKTRDEFRTFLSSKINRECLSNNRASIYDLLASHGDTEHMVYFAVLMEDYERVVSHHCQNDDYDEALNVLSKHQDKNLFYKFSPVLMQHIPKKVVDAWVKMGKKLDPKNLIPALVNYNQSACTQINEAIRYMEFCVYELRETEQAIHNYLLSLYAQFLPDSLLLYLEKAGTNPNRIYYDLKYALRLCAEHEHHCACVHVYKVMELYEEAVDLALKVDVDLAKSCADLPANDEELKKKLWLKIARHVVQEEKDVKKAMVCLSSCNLLKIEDILPFFPDFVTIDHFKEAICSSLQAYNQHIEELKQEMEDATLSAKRIREDMQEMRNKYGSVDPQDKCSGCDFPLLNRPFYLFLCNHMFHYDCLMQTVVPNLPQYKQLKLEDLQKKLVTASQTSKSRSHAKDEDSISLGKGQKSREQIKADIDDLVAAECPFCGELMIRSIDKPFIEPQQYKEEMLSWL; encoded by the exons ATGAGCCTGGGGAAGGAGACCATCCTCCG GATCGATTTGGTGAAGGCTGACCAGCCAAATCAAGTAGAACTGGGTCGGAAGGATGATTTCAAAGTTCACAAGATGTTCTTGGACCCTACAG GATGTCACCTCGTGATCGCTCTGACCTCCAGCGAATGCCTGTATCTCAATCGTAACGTCCAGAAAGTCCGTCCGCTTTCCCGATGGAAAGGCCACATAATTGAGAGCATCGGCTGGAACAAGTTTCAGAAGAACGATACAACCACTGGACCTATACTCGTTGGCACTGCCCAAGGTCAAATCTTTGAGGCAGAGATCTCAACCACTGAAGGTGGACTCTTTGGCACAAACCCTGATCAGTATTTTCGCTTTCTTCACACACTAGAAGAAGAGACTGGACCTGCTCCAGTTTGCTGTCTAGAAATCAATTGTGGGTATGAAAATCGTTACTGTGTAATTGCAACAACTCGAAAAAGGCTTTTCCAGTTCGCTGCCAAGATAACCGAAGGCGCCGAACAGCAAGGCTTCACTCCACTCTTCAACCAGACCATGGATGATCTTCCAAGCATCCAGGAATTCCCTGGCAACCTTGGTTATAGTGAAATTGCCTTTTACACCCAGAAACTTCGGACCTACCCAATGTCGTTTGCTTGGATGATGGGAAATGGAGTGCTTTACGGCAATTTGGATTTTACCAGGCCCGACTCCGTGTTGACTGATGTCCAAGTGTGGGAGTACCCGTCTCTTGTCGAGAAGCCAATATCCATCGTCATTACACAGTTCCATTTCTTGCTCTTGCTGCCTGACCGAGTAAAGGCCATCTGCACTTTAAATGGTCAGGTAGTGTTTGAAGACATATTCACGGAAAAATTTGGCCCACTGAGAAGGATGGTGAAGGATCCAGTTATCGGCCAGATCTGGATCCATACCGAGAGAGCGGTCTTCAGGTACCATGTTGAACGAGAACCTAGAGACGTTTGGAAGATGTACATGAACATGGGCAAATTTGACTTGGCCAAAGAGTTTTGTAAGGATCGCCCAGAATGCATGGACACGGTGTTGGCCAAGGAAGCAGAACATTGCTTCCAGATAAAGAAATATAAAGAAAGCGCCAAATGTTATGCCCTCACTCAAAACTACTTTGAAGAGATAGCGCTTAAATTCATTGAAGCCAAACAGGAGGAAGCACTTATGGAGTTTCTCTTAAAAAAGTTGTCCAACCTTAAGTCTTCGGAGAAAATCCAAGTCACGTTACTTACGACTTGGTTAACGGAGTTGTATCTGAATCGCCTTGGATTGTTGGAAAGTGATTCCTCAAAAAGAAGCTTGTATCTGAAGACACGGGATGAATTCAGGACTTTCCTAAGTAGTAAAATAAATAGGGAATGCCTTAGTAATAACCGGGCATCCATATACGATCTCTTGGCCAGTCATGGAGATACCGAGCATATGGTTTATTTTGCTGTTCTAATGGAAGACTATGAACGGGTAGTATCTCATCATTGCCAAAACGATGACTATGATGAAGCCCTCAACGTACTGTCTAAGCACCAAGACAAAAACCTCTTTTACAAATTCTCTCCCGTCCTGATGCAGCACATTCCCAAAAAAGTTGTGGATGCTTGGGTCAAAATGGGCAAAAAACTTGACCCAAAAAACCTAATTCCTGCCCTTGTTAATTACAATCAAAGTGCGTGCACACAGATAAATGAAGCCATCAGGTACATGGAGTTCTGTGTGTACGAGCTTCGGGAAACCGAGCAGGCCATTCACAACTACCTCCTGTCACTGTATGCCCAGTTTCTACCCGATTCTCTCCTTTTATACCTGGAAAAAGCTGGCACTAACCCCAACAGAATTTATTACGACCTGAAATATGCCCTGCGCCTATGTGCCGAGCACGAGCATCACTGCGCTTGTGTTCATGTCTACAAAGTTATGGAGCTCTATGAAGAGGCGGTGGATCTTGCTTTAAAG GTTGATGTGGATCTTGCCAAGTCCTGCGCAGATTTACCAGCCAACGACGAAGAGCTTAAGAAGAAGCTGTGGTTAAAGATCGCTCGTCATGTGGTTCAAGAAGAGAAGGATGTGAAGAAGGCCATGGTTTGCCTGTCCAGCTGTAACCTCCTGAAAATTGAGGACATTCTTCCATTCTTTCCAGACTTTGTGACCATTGACCACTTTAAGGAAGCCATTTGCAGCTCCCTGCAAGCTTACAACCAGCATATCGAGGAGCTGAAGCAAGAAATGGAAGATGCTACCCTGAGTGCAAAGCGCATACGGGAAGACATGCAAGAAATGAGAAACAAGTATGGGTCCGTAGATCCCCAAGACAAGTGTTCTGGCTGTGACTTTCCCCTTTTGAATCGCCCTTTTTATCTCTTTCTTTGTAACCACATGTTCCACTATGACTGCCTGATGCAGACTGTTGTCCCAAACCTCCCACAGTATAAGCAACTGAAGCTGGaagatctgcagaagaaactggtaactgcatcccagacttcCAAAAGTCGCTCCCATGCAAAGGACGAAGACAGTATAAGCCTAGGGAAAGGACAGAAAAGTCGTGAACAAATTAAAGCGGACATTGACGACCTTGTTGCAGCGGAGTGCCCCTTCTGTGGCGAACTGATGATTCGGTCTATTGACAAACCTTTCATTGAGCCACAGCAATATAAAGAAGAGATGCTCAGCTGGCTTTAA